The proteins below come from a single Streptomyces sp. SCSIO 75703 genomic window:
- a CDS encoding DUF192 domain-containing protein, whose protein sequence is MARLRRRWRDGHGVLVVGAGAAGGGEGGPGDAGGGGRSDAGHATGEVRVPLEVAASYRARTRGLLGRDTVEGAMLLTPAGGVHTFRMRMPIDVAYLDRRFTVLAVRTMAPGRLGRPRLRSRHVLEAAAGAMAGWGVRTGVRVAVERET, encoded by the coding sequence GTGGCTCGGCTACGGCGGCGGTGGCGGGACGGGCACGGGGTCCTGGTGGTGGGCGCGGGGGCGGCCGGGGGCGGGGAAGGCGGGCCCGGGGACGCCGGAGGTGGGGGCAGGAGTGACGCCGGGCACGCCACCGGGGAGGTGCGGGTGCCGCTGGAGGTGGCCGCCTCGTACCGGGCGCGGACACGGGGGCTGTTGGGGCGGGACACCGTCGAGGGGGCGATGCTGCTGACGCCCGCCGGAGGAGTGCACACGTTCCGGATGCGGATGCCGATCGACGTGGCGTACCTCGACCGCCGGTTCACCGTCCTCGCGGTGCGCACCATGGCGCCGGGCAGGCTGGGCCGGCCAAGGCTGCGCTCCCGGCACGTCCTGGAGGCGGCGGCCGGGGCGATGGCCGGGTGGGGGGTGCGGACCGGGGTGCGGGTGGCGGTGGAGAGGGAGACGTAG
- a CDS encoding OmpA family protein — translation MTAVPRFALVLAAASVLLAGNLHAATAARAEDDPGGPPGSEVSSAAPVEVDAADPDLKLPEGATLAQAKVLDIKSVVEEQSGDERREDTNTNVTFALQAEVLFGKDSAELGAAAQSRIAGIAEEIKAQNATKIRVFGFTDNLGSSAHGDVLSKKRANAVQELLAQSLNDSGVTYEVRGYGEDYPIADNSTEAGRKKNRRVEVSFPRADG, via the coding sequence ATGACCGCCGTACCGCGCTTCGCGCTGGTTCTCGCCGCTGCCTCCGTGCTGCTCGCCGGGAACCTGCACGCCGCCACCGCGGCCCGCGCCGAGGACGATCCCGGCGGGCCCCCCGGCTCCGAGGTGTCCTCCGCCGCGCCGGTCGAGGTGGACGCGGCCGACCCGGACCTGAAGCTCCCGGAGGGGGCCACCCTCGCCCAGGCCAAGGTCCTGGACATCAAGTCGGTCGTGGAGGAGCAGAGCGGCGACGAACGCCGCGAGGACACCAACACGAACGTGACGTTCGCCCTCCAGGCCGAGGTGCTTTTCGGGAAGGACAGCGCCGAGCTCGGCGCCGCGGCCCAGTCCCGCATCGCCGGCATCGCGGAGGAGATCAAGGCGCAGAACGCCACCAAGATCCGCGTCTTCGGGTTCACCGACAACCTCGGCTCCTCCGCCCACGGTGACGTGCTGTCGAAGAAGCGTGCCAACGCCGTGCAGGAACTCCTCGCCCAGTCACTGAACGACTCCGGCGTCACCTACGAGGTCCGCGGTTACGGCGAGGACTACCCGATCGCCGACAACTCCACGGAGGCCGGCCGCAAGAAGAACCGCAGGGTCGAGGTCTCCTTCCCTCGCGCGGACGGCTGA
- a CDS encoding pilus assembly protein TadG-related protein: protein MTPRHGRSDAGQAFPIYLTVVGGLLFLALAYFAVGQAAANRNGAQTAADAAALAAAQDTRDQLAGQWVEQLLDPTTWQDIFDGRNVTTTDSCGRADALAGQNGARVLNCVQHRILAFTVEVEAEKPVGDSIVPGTENTRSRASATAVVEPLCTFRATGEDDDTLPQLRCEDVDWDLDPEETGDLPKPSDLFEVHLADQ from the coding sequence GCAGCGACGCCGGGCAGGCGTTCCCCATCTATCTCACGGTGGTGGGTGGCCTGCTCTTTCTCGCGCTCGCATATTTCGCGGTCGGCCAGGCCGCGGCGAACCGGAACGGCGCCCAGACCGCCGCCGATGCGGCGGCACTCGCGGCGGCCCAGGACACCCGGGACCAACTCGCGGGACAATGGGTGGAGCAGCTCCTCGACCCGACCACCTGGCAGGACATCTTCGACGGCAGAAACGTGACCACCACGGATTCCTGCGGGCGCGCGGACGCGCTCGCAGGCCAGAACGGGGCTCGCGTCCTGAACTGCGTGCAGCACCGGATCCTGGCCTTCACCGTGGAGGTGGAAGCCGAGAAACCGGTGGGGGACTCCATCGTTCCCGGCACCGAGAACACCAGGTCCCGGGCGTCAGCCACTGCGGTCGTCGAGCCTCTGTGCACCTTCCGGGCAACCGGCGAGGACGACGACACCCTGCCCCAGCTTCGTTGCGAGGACGTGGACTGGGACTTGGACCCGGAAGAGACCGGCGATCTCCCCAAGCCTTCGGACCTCTTCGAAGTCCACCTGGCCGACCAGTGA